The window TAAGAAGTAGTACACCTCCAGCCGCAGAACCAGCTATAAAGTCTTTAAAAtggtattaaaatgaaaatgttaataaatttaGTGGAAAACGTATGTTTCCTAAACAAAATTTACACAACAACAATGTAACGCTTGATGTCACCCACGATAAAGATTAACCCCGACAACGAGGTGGGTATGATTGTAATACAACTTTGACATTTGctaaaaaagatattgttagtAAGTTATTTATACATGCGTACATTTTCACAAAATCTTTCAGGGGTTATTTGTGCTTTGAATTGCTGTATAATATCCAgcttaaatataaattaaccagattttatattttcggTCATAGTTCAAGTAAAAATCTTGCTTGTGAATCAGATGGCGACTAGACTATTTAAGCGAATAATTTAGCGAAACATTAATAGTTCCTTTGTTTTAGTCAATAGGTTGATAATTGAAGTGTTAAGTATATTTACATATCATTTCCTTTGGATCATCTTGAGTCGACTCTGTTGACGAAGAATACGGAACAGCAATGCTTGTAACAAAGCTCATTGGGTTATCTGTTGTATTATTATTGGTGAAATGTGATGTAGACTCGGTTGATTGTACAGTATAAGATGATGATGGTGGTGTGAATCGTTTGATAGTTGTAGTGGTTGTTGTTGATGCTGATGGTGATGCTATCTTTGTTGATGTTAATGAGGctgttatttttgttgttggtgATGTTGATGctgtttttgttgttggtgATGTTGATGCTGTTTTTGTTGATGTTGATGATATTTTCCTTGTTGTTGATGCTGTATATGATCCTGTTGATCTTGTTGATGGAACATAACATGTTATACCAACGTTTCCGCGATTACCACCTGAAAAGTCGAATCACATCTTTTTGCctttgattaaaacaaaaagtatcTTTGCCAGGAGACTTTAAAAACTATGCGCTTATTACTATATTTCTTGACACACATTTCTGAAATATcatgtttaaaatacattatacGAATTAAGAActtgtgtacaaaaaatgagTAAGTACACATATCTTATATAAAAGAAATGGCATTATATTGAGGGAATCATAGCAATTAATTGAAATGCAGAATGCCGAATACAATCTGCCGCTTTAGATACAATTCTTTAAGAAAAAGAATGGAATGAagtcaaaatattgttcttcCCATGATGATATGCATACATTTAATACATCTATTATTAATATGTATCTTAATAATCATACATGGAATGGGTATCTTAGATTTTCTATGAAATTTATAGATATGTTCTTATATGCAGTACATGCATCACTTTCTTAACAATCAATTACTTATTACGCTAAGAAAAAGTTTTGGTTAAAatggtaacattttattgtatttcatttatttaaggatATTTTTGGtacatatctttttatttattaacatttaccATAAGTAAATTTTGATGGTTTTCGATATTACATAGAATAGCCCCATGAATATAGTttatgaatattatttattgCGTTACTATCTGAGGACATAAATCAAAATCCAATAACTTTACAAGAAgacgaagaagaaaatgaatgatCAATATATTACCGTTTTCTTGAAATTCTAGACATTGATAAAAGGTTCCTGGTGAAGATGGTGGTGAGTATTCTGCTTGTACATTTATAAATTGGTATAATGACAATTTAAACGTAACTGACGCTCCCTGTGAAATTGGACAGCCAAATCTATGACTTCCATTTACTACCACTTTCGTATTACATGATGCTATTGTTAATGTTTCCGCTGTCACAAGTAAATCCCCATCAAATCCTGAGGTCACAGTACATTCGCATGTTTggttaattttgttaaagtcCACGTAGATCCGTGGCCCCGATTCCAATGAATTTCTACAGGTAGTTATTGATATATTTCCAACTACAATTATAGTAATTGAcaaacacaaataaaataaaataaaaataaacaactgtTAAACACTGCTTGAATTCTTCATAGAATAATTGTTTGTTTTGGAGTTGTACTCACCATCCGGTGGACATTGTCCTGAAAAAGAGTATTGGacgttaaattttaaatatttgtcgTTTATATTTGGATGaacaaatgaatgaaaaatgaaaataaaatggaatacaAATCAGTTACTATCAAGCATTAAAATTTGTGGGAGCtcttataatattataattggtTTTGTGGGCTACTTCTACCGACAAATCAACTTTCCAGCCTAATGAGTGATGTTTCCGAGCATATCATAAGTATGCGCACTTGCACAAGCGACATAAAACACGATGAATTGAGTATACAGTGTGTGTATTATGTTAACACTGAAAATTATTGTCACCCTCTACGGAAAGCTACTGAATAACCGTTTTGttcatatataatatacattttatattgcataccaaatatgaaacaacttaaggaaggagtcttttctggttttcgacttgtcaaacgtaaatttgattaattgttcattaaatcgagatgaaaggaaattaaaatagcatatttttctttcttttttactatcatacaacttggcatagaaaaatgttatcaatgtttagaatggaacaaggactatatttttggcgtaatattggcataggaaatatcacatgttgcgcaattcagaattgctgcagatattatatatatatatatatatatatatatatatatatatatatatatatatatatatatatatatatatatatatatatatatatatatatatatatataatgagtctgttttagcattttaaaaacaataacaataatgttggatttttttttactaatgtgaactaataatatgatacttgggtttcagaatatgtttttaaaatatgatttgcctatcaaataacatttttataagcgttttaaagcgcccattctatacattgatttttgtgaaaaaatcactaaaa is drawn from Crassostrea angulata isolate pt1a10 chromosome 5, ASM2561291v2, whole genome shotgun sequence and contains these coding sequences:
- the LOC128185343 gene encoding uncharacterized protein LOC128185343 is translated as MKDLLCVLMAIVSLMTTNGQCPPDVGNISITTCRNSLESGPRIYVDFNKINQTCECTVTSGFDGDLLVTAETLTIASCNTKVVVNGSHRFGCPISQGASVTFKLSLYQFINVQAEYSPPSSPGTFYQCLEFQENGGNRGNVGITCYVPSTRSTGSYTASTTRKISSTSTKTASTSPTTKTASTSPTTKITASLTSTKIASPSASTTTTTTIKRFTPPSSSYTVQSTESTSHFTNNNTTDNPMSFVTSIAVPYSSSTESTQDDPKEMIYFIAGSAAGGVLLLTGLMIFIMLKINRSRKRSKKVENKKEDGAHTNEVFDYNNELTENPLYITSESAEETENTPGKQYELGLPNNKPIDPMSVYAAPNKNRNHQQMTSSGDVYAQVYK